In Papio anubis isolate 15944 chromosome 20, Panubis1.0, whole genome shotgun sequence, a single window of DNA contains:
- the CCDC155 gene encoding protein KASH5 isoform X8, giving the protein MGGSNSEILTLLPLPEASCCSPLALTLVYLWEQPEEARLGMPVSLEEQILNSTFEACDPQRTGTVAVTQVLAYLEAVTGQGPQDARLQTLANSLDPNGEGPNATVDLDTFLVVMRDWIAACQLHGGLELEEETAFQGALTSQQLPSGCPEAEEPANLESFGDEDPRPELQATADLLSSLEDLELSNQRLAGENAKLQRSVETAEEGSARLGEEILALRKQLRSTQQALQFAKAVDEELEDLKTLARSLEEQNRSLLAQARQAEKEQQHLVAEMETLQEENGKLLAERDGVKKRSQELAMEKDTLKRQLFECEHLICQRDTILSERTRHVESLAQTLQEYRVTTQELRLEISRLEEQLSQTYEGPDELPEGAQLRRVGWTRLLSPSLGLEIEAIRQKQEVAIAGLSNPLCGVWQWEEVIYDTSEDAEFPSEAPAGGQRNFQGQPAHHGEGRKEPSMWLISLCL; this is encoded by the exons ATGGGGGGAAGTAACTCAGAGATCCTCACATTGTTGCCCCTTCCTGAAGCTTCCTGCTGTTCCCCGCTGGCCCTAACTCTAG TGTACCTCTGGGAGCAGCCTGAGGAGGCAAGGCTGGGGATGCCGGTCAGCTTGGAGGAGCAAATACTCAACTCCACATTCGAAGCTTGTGACCCTCAGAGGACAG gcactgtggctGTGACCCAGGTGCTGGCCTACCTGGAGGCGGTGACAGGCCAGGGCCCCCAGGATGCACGCCTCCAAACATTGGCCAACAGCCTGGACCCCAATGGGGAGGGCCCTAACGCCACTGTGGACTTGGACACTTTCCTAGTTGTCATGCGTGACTGGATTGCTGCCTGTCAGCTACATGG GGGATTAGAGCTGGAAGAGGAGACCGCCTTCCAGGGAGCCCTGACCTCCCAGCAACTGCCATCTG GATGCCCAGAAGCTGAGGAGCCAGCCAACTTGGAGAGCTTCGGAGACGAAGACCCCAGACCCGAGCT GCAAGCCACAGCTGACCTGCTGAGCAGCCTGGAGGACCTGGAGCTCAGCAACCAACGTCTGGCTGGGGAGAATGCCAAACTCCAGCGGAGCGTGGAGACAGCTGAGGAGGGGTCGGCACGCCTTGGGGAGGAGATCTTGGCTCTGCGCAAGCAGCTTCGCAG TACCCAGCAGGCTCTGCAGTTTGCCAAGGCCGTGGATGAGGAGCTGGAGGACCTAAAGACTCTGGCCAGGAGCCTGGAGGAACAGAATCGCAGCCTTCTGGCCCAAGCCCGGCAGGCG GAAAAGGAGCAGCAGCATCTGGTGGCTGAGATGGAGACTCTGCAGGAGGAG AATGGGAAACTGCTGGCCGAGCGGGATGGAGTGAAGAAGAGAAGTCAGGAACTGGCCATGGAGAAGGACACTTTGAAG CGGCAGCTCTTTGAGTGTGAACACCTCATTTGCCAACGAGACACCATCCTCTCTGAG CGCACTCGCCATGTGGAGAGCCTGGCCCAGACCTTGCAAGAATACAGAGTGACGACGCAG GAACTGAGGCTGGAGATTTCACGCCTGGAGGAGCAGCTGAGTCAGACCTATGAGGGGCCCGATGA GCTACCTGAAGGGGCCCAGCTGAGAAGAGTGGGCTGGACCCGGCTGCTGTCCCCATCGCTGGGCTTGGAGATCGAGGCCATTCGACAG AAACAGGAAGTGGCAATTGCTGGTCTCTCCAACCCTCTGTGTGGGGTGTGGCAGTGGGAGGAAGTCATCTATGATACCAGTGAGGATGCTGAGTTTCCATCTGAAGCCCCAGCTGGGGGACAG